DNA from Rhodobacteraceae bacterium M382:
GGCAGCGACGTGGTAAAGATGAAGCCCGGCGCATAAGAGCGGATGGCATCACACATTTTTGCGCTGGCGGCGATATATCCACCCATCACGCCATAGGCCTTGGCCAGCGTGCCGTTGATGATGTCGATGCGATGGGCCAGGTTGTCACGCTCGGTGACCCCGCCACCGCGCGGACCATACATGCCCACGGCGTGGACTTCGTCGATATAGGTCAGCGCGCCGAATTCGTCGGCCAGATCACAGAGCTCTTTGATCGGGCCAAAATCGCCGTCCATCGAATAAACAGATTCAAAGGCGATCAGCTTGGGCGCAGCCGGGTCATCAGCTTCGAGCAGCTCGCGCAGATGCGCCACATCATTGTGACGGAAAATCCGTTTGGCCCCGCCATTGCGGCGCACGCCTTCGATCATCGAGGCGTGGTTCAATGCATCCGAATAGATGATCAGACCCGGAAACAGTTTCGGCAGCGTGCTCAGCGTCGCGTCATTGGCGATATAGGCGCTGGTGAACAGCAGGGATGCTTCCTTGCCGTGCAGATCGGCCAGCTCGGCCTCGAGCCGTTTGTGATAGACCGTGGTACCCGAAATATTGCGGGTCCCGCCCGATCCGGCGCCGGTTGATTCAATCGCTTCCTGCATCGCGTCCAGAACAACGGGGTGCTGCCCCATGCCCAGATAATCATTGCCACACCAGACGGTGATGTCTGTTTCGCTGCCATCCGGACGGGTCCAGACCGCATGCGGGAAATGTCCCTTGCGCCGTTCGATATCGATGAAGGTCCGGTAACGCCCCTCTTCGTGTAGCTTTTCAATGGCTGCGTCGAGTTTCGCGGTATAGTCCACCGAGGTCTCCAATTCATCGTCCGACCCCGGATAGGGCCTAGTTTCGCATGACACGAGATATTCACATCCGTGAATGAATATCTGTCTCGCATCTTTCGATCAACTGCCTACATCCGGGCCTGATGTCGCAGCTTTGACATGGGTCAATAGCCTCAGCACAAAATCCGAACAAGAGGCAGAGCGGCCTGAAAGCGCGTGAAAACGGCACAGATCATCACGTTTTGGCATCCATGTTTCTGATAAAGGTCGATCCGGGCGCAATGTAGCATCACTTTGATAACGCCTCTCGCCGCTGTTTTGTGGTCCGCTGACAGTGGTCTGAGAGTCGGAAACATTGTAACAGTCGCCATATGACCCAGGCCACACTGACCGATTTCGACACCCTCTCCTATTACCAGGCTGCCGCGCCGGTATACCGGGGGAGCGGCCCAGAGGGTACCAACCGATTTTTGAAAGACTTTCTTGATCATCTGCCGCGCGGTGCCCGGATTCTGGATCTGGGGTGTGGTGGCGGACATGACAGCGGTGAAATGATCCGTCGCGGGTTTGATGTCACCGCCTGTGATGGATCCACCACCATTGCCCGCCAGGCCGAAAGCCGGATCGGACAGACTGTACAGGTGCTGCGGTTTCAGGATCTCGCATTTGACCAGACATTTGATGCAATCTGGGCCAGCGCCAGCCTGCTGCATGTCCCCCGCCCTGCGCTGACTCAGATTCTGGCCCGTGTGCATCGCGCCCTGCGTCCGGGGGGATGGCATCTGGCAACCTACAAGGCCCAAGGCACAGAGGGTCGTGATTCCGCGGGGCGCTATTTCAATCATCTAACCGTGGATGACGCCCACCATCGCTATCAGACCGCCGCCGCATGGCAGGATCTGTCCGTTACCTCCTATTCAGGTGGCGGATACGAAAACGCCACATCAGGACCCTGGATCTGTGTCCGGGCCCGCGCCGCCGGTTAGCACCGCATCGGGCACAAAAGCAGTTTCCCCCCGGCGCAATGCACACTAGGCTCCGCGCCAAAGATGACCCTCGACAAAGGAACAGATGATGTCGCTTGATGACGTTCTCGCCCGAATTGACACCGAACTGCCCGCCGCGATGGAGCGGTTGATGGATCTGCTGCGAATCCAGTCGATTTCCACCGACCCCGCGTTCAAATCCGATTGTGATAAAGCCGCCGATTGGCTGGTGTCTGACCTGAACAGCATGGGGATCACGGCCGAAAAACGCCCCACGCCCGGTCACCCCATGGTGGTTGGCCATGTGGGCCAGGATCTGGGCGATGATGTGCCCCACGTTCTGTTTTATGGCCATTATGACGTCCAGCCCGTCGACCCGCTGAACCTGTGGAACACCCCACCGTTCGAGCCTCAGATCGAAGATACCCCCAATGGACAGGTAATCCGCGGCCGCGGCGCGTCTGATGACAAGGGACAGCTGATGACCTTTGTCGAAGCCTGCCGCGCCTGGAAAGAGGTCCACGGATCCCTGCCCTGCCGCATCACCTTCTTCTTTGAGGGCGAAGAGGAATCCGGCTCGCCCTCGCTGATCCCCTTCATGCAGGACAACGCGGACGAGCTGAAGGCCGATCTGGCGCTGATTTGTGACACTTCGATGGTGTCGCGCGGGGTGCCGTCGATTGCCTCGCAGCTGCGCGGCATGCTCAAGGATGAATTCACCATCACCGGCCCCCGGATCGACCTGCATTCCGGCCATTACGGTGGTCCCGGCCTGAACCCGCTGCGGGAAATGTCGAAAGTCATCGCCTCTTTCCATGACGAAGACACCGGCGCGGTCACAGTGGATGGCTTCTACGAAGGCGTGCACGAAGTCTCCGCCGAACAGCTGCGCCAGTGGCAGAATTGCGGCTTTGACGAAGCTGAATATTTGAACTCGGTTGGATACAGCCAACCCCACGGGGAAAAGGCCTATTCGACCCTGGAACAGCAATGGGCCCGCCCAACGCTGGAGATCAACGGATTGTGGGGCGGCTACAACGGGGCCGGGTCCAAGACCGTGATCCCGTCTGAGGCCCACTGCAAGATCACCTGCCGTTTGGTGGGTGACATGGATCCCGACGCGCTACGCGACAAGATCCGCGCCCATGTGCAACAGCGCCTGTCCCCTGACGCCACCGTCACTTGGGACAATGACCTCGAAGGCTCGCCCGCACCGGTGATGAACATCGCACGCCCTGAATTCGAAGCCGCCCGCGGCGCGCTGTCGGACGAATGGGACCGCGAGGCCGTGTTTACCGGCATGGGCGGGTCAATCCCAATTGCCGGGTTCTTCAAATCTGTGCTGGACATGGATGCGATGCTGGTCGGTTATGCCAATGACGATGACGCGATTCACTCCCCAAATGAAAAATATGACGTGAAGAGCTTTCACAAAGGCATCCGCTCCTGGGCGCGCATCCTCGATGCCCTGACCCGCACCTGAACACCCCAAGGAGCGCCCGCTCAACCCTGAAACGCTCCCCCGGAGCGTTTCCTGGACGGGTCTCACTCCACAAAGGCATCCGCTCCTGGGCACGCATCCTCGATGCCCTGAGCCGCACCTGAACACCCCAAGGAGCGCACGCTCTTTGGGCGCTGCCCGCCGGTCACGCCCAGACCACAGACCAAACACAGGATCCTTTGCCGGCCAACTGTTGTCTACAAGGTCCATACAGATGGTCACGCTCACCTAACCGAAGCGGTAAACCCTGGGAAAATCATCCGATGCATCGGCCCTGAGGCTCTTGTCAGGGTTCGGCCCCGCCCCCGCTTGGCTCTCGGGTCAAAAGGCACCCGGTACGCGCTGCCGCGCCTGGCAGATCTCCCTCGTCCCATCCCAATGGCACCGATTTGATGGGCCTGCCCCTCGTCGACATCCCCCGGACCACAGGGAACGCCTGCTCCACGTGTCGGTGCGCGCTGCTTCTTTCTGGTCCGAAATACCTCGGGGTTTGGGGCAGAGCCCCAATGTCCAGGAGCGGCAGAGCCCCAATAGCAAGAAAGTTTGCGGTGAGACCCCGATGCGACGGGCGCGAACACAGCCGTTAATCCAGCCCTCCGCCCAACCGGGCGGTCAAAGCAACCCGGAGAATCGCTCAGGCAGCAAATATTGCGTGTGATACTCAGGGCGATCGAACTCGAAAAAACCGGTTTCCCCCCGCGCCCGGAATGTGCGGCGCATCTTGCGACGCAGCGGTTCCAGATTGAACTCCTCCTGCATCTCCAACCCCTCAAAGGCTTCAAAAACCGCACGGTCTTCACCGCGTGCTTCAGCAAACCAGTGACGCCCGATCGCAGCTTCCTTGATTGTGGCTCCAGTGGCTGCCGACACATGGTTGCGGCGATCCATGGTCGCGGCGTAATTGCCCAGATCACAGTATTTCAGATGAAACAGAAACAGCTCATCCGGCGCGTGCAGTTTGCCGTATTGGGTGAAATGCCCACCCCGGGCAATCTTGGTCCCGGTCGAGATAATGCAGGGCTTGGAATAATGTGGGGCCGGTCGCACATGACGCCGTGGCCCTAGGATAGGTCCGGCGATCGTCTCGTGTTCCATGTCAATCCGGTGGATCACTTCCAACCCCAGCGGCGTCAGAACCCTGTTGGCCGGGACCGTTTCCAACCATTGCCGCAGATCCATACCCGTCGCCGGATCCACCACGACCAGTTCGTCCACATCGCCGACGATGACATGGTTGTAATAACACCGCAGCGCCATGACGAAATTGTTCAGCATCCGCCATCGTTTCATGTCGAAACTCTTGTGCGGGTCTCCGGGGATGCCAATGATGTTGCAGCCCTGGGCAAGATCGGCGACCTCGGTGCCACGCCCGTGGTTGACCACATAACAGTTTTCGCGCCCCAGCATCTCGCCATAGTGGCGCAACCAAGCCTCGAGAAAGAACGCATCGTCCCGCACCATCGTCAATGCAGCAACTGTTTGCATGATCTGCCCTGCCCTCGCCTTTTTCTTTGCTCCATTCTTAGCGAACATATGCCGACAAGAGAATCATAAAATCGAGCGCCCATGCCCCCTTTTGATGCCCTTCCCACAGATTTTGCCGAAACCGGCATCGCAATCCACCTGAAACCGGCAACCACCTTAACCCGGTTTCAAGTTATCGGAGAGCGGGCCTCGGGTACCAACCTGACCAACCGGCTTTTGGGGCGAAATTCCCCGATGAAATCATCGGATGTCCTGGGCTGGAAACACGGGTTTCCCCATGCAATGGCGATCCCGGATGATCTTGTGGTTGTCGGTCTGGTCCGCGACGCGACATCCTGGGTTCGGTCATTGCACGCCAAACCCTGGCATTCGACTC
Protein-coding regions in this window:
- a CDS encoding M20/M25/M40 family metallo-hydrolase, with translation MSLDDVLARIDTELPAAMERLMDLLRIQSISTDPAFKSDCDKAADWLVSDLNSMGITAEKRPTPGHPMVVGHVGQDLGDDVPHVLFYGHYDVQPVDPLNLWNTPPFEPQIEDTPNGQVIRGRGASDDKGQLMTFVEACRAWKEVHGSLPCRITFFFEGEEESGSPSLIPFMQDNADELKADLALICDTSMVSRGVPSIASQLRGMLKDEFTITGPRIDLHSGHYGGPGLNPLREMSKVIASFHDEDTGAVTVDGFYEGVHEVSAEQLRQWQNCGFDEAEYLNSVGYSQPHGEKAYSTLEQQWARPTLEINGLWGGYNGAGSKTVIPSEAHCKITCRLVGDMDPDALRDKIRAHVQQRLSPDATVTWDNDLEGSPAPVMNIARPEFEAARGALSDEWDREAVFTGMGGSIPIAGFFKSVLDMDAMLVGYANDDDAIHSPNEKYDVKSFHKGIRSWARILDALTRT
- a CDS encoding glycosyltransferase family 2 protein; the encoded protein is MQTVAALTMVRDDAFFLEAWLRHYGEMLGRENCYVVNHGRGTEVADLAQGCNIIGIPGDPHKSFDMKRWRMLNNFVMALRCYYNHVIVGDVDELVVVDPATGMDLRQWLETVPANRVLTPLGLEVIHRIDMEHETIAGPILGPRRHVRPAPHYSKPCIISTGTKIARGGHFTQYGKLHAPDELFLFHLKYCDLGNYAATMDRRNHVSAATGATIKEAAIGRHWFAEARGEDRAVFEAFEGLEMQEEFNLEPLRRKMRRTFRARGETGFFEFDRPEYHTQYLLPERFSGLL
- a CDS encoding class I SAM-dependent methyltransferase, with protein sequence MTQATLTDFDTLSYYQAAAPVYRGSGPEGTNRFLKDFLDHLPRGARILDLGCGGGHDSGEMIRRGFDVTACDGSTTIARQAESRIGQTVQVLRFQDLAFDQTFDAIWASASLLHVPRPALTQILARVHRALRPGGWHLATYKAQGTEGRDSAGRYFNHLTVDDAHHRYQTAAAWQDLSVTSYSGGGYENATSGPWICVRARAAG
- the hemA gene encoding 5-aminolevulinate synthase, with the translated sequence MDYTAKLDAAIEKLHEEGRYRTFIDIERRKGHFPHAVWTRPDGSETDITVWCGNDYLGMGQHPVVLDAMQEAIESTGAGSGGTRNISGTTVYHKRLEAELADLHGKEASLLFTSAYIANDATLSTLPKLFPGLIIYSDALNHASMIEGVRRNGGAKRIFRHNDVAHLRELLEADDPAAPKLIAFESVYSMDGDFGPIKELCDLADEFGALTYIDEVHAVGMYGPRGGGVTERDNLAHRIDIINGTLAKAYGVMGGYIAASAKMCDAIRSYAPGFIFTTSLPPAVAAGAAASVAHLKTAQDLRDTHHDRAKVLKLRLKGLGLPIIDHGSHIVPVIVGDPVHTKKLSDMLLEDHGIYVQPINYPTVPRGTERLRFTPSPVHGPSEIDALVRAMDALWSHCALNRAELAG